The Deinococcus sonorensis KR-87 DNA window GGCCCGACAAGACCCTTCCGGTGGAGCTGGATGTGGGCACCGACCGTCAGGATCTGCTCGACGACCCGCTGTACCTGGGGGTGCACCACACGCGCCTGACCGGGGCAGCGTACGACGAGTTCCTGGACCGCTTCGTGGAGGGGGTGCAGGCGCGGTATCCCAAGGCCATCATCCAGTGGGAGGATTTCGCAAAGGGTTCAGCCTTCCGGGTGCTGGAGCGCTATCGCCGGGTGATTCCCAGCTTCAACGACGACATTCAGGGCACCGGCGCCATGGCCCTGGCCGGGCTGCTCAGCGCCGCGCGCCTGAAGGGCGAGCGGTTCGAGGACCAGGTGTTCGTGGTGGTGGGGGCAGGGGCGGGCGGTATCGGGGTGGCCATGGCCATCCGGCAGGGGCTGATCCGCGCCGGGCTCAGCGCCGAGCAGGCCAGCGCGCGGGTGTACGTGGTCGACCGTCAGGGCCTGCTGGTGCAGGGGCAGGTGGAGCTCGAAGCGCACCAGCGGAGTTTCGCGCGCACCCCGGCCGAGCTGTTCGACTGGACCGTGCAGGGGGACGTCCCGACCCTTCAGGAGACCATCCGGAATGCCCGGGCCACCGCGCTGCTGGGGCTTTCCGGGGTGAGTGGTCTGTTCACGCAGGGCGTGATCGAGGCCGTCGCCGCCAACACCGAGCGGCCGATCATCTTCCCGCTCAGCAACCCGACCAGCAACGTGGAAGCCTTGCCAGAGGAAATCGTGCGCTGGACCGGTGGCCGGGCCATCATCGCCTCGGGCAGCCCGTTCGCGGACGTGCCGCACCGCACCCACGACGGCATCGATGGCACAGTGCCGGTCGGTCAGGGCAACAACGTCTTCATCTTCCCGGGGCTGGGCTTCGGGGCGATCATCAGCCGGGCCCGGGAGATCACCGACGACATGGTGATGGAAGCGGCCCGGACCCTGGCCGACCACACCGACATCTCGACCGGCCGGGTGTACCCCAGCATCGACCAGTTGCGGGAGGTCAGCATCCAGATCGCCGTGCGGGTGGCCCGACAGGCGATTTCCGAGGGGGTGGCCGCCGAGCGCCGGGTGCGCGTCATGAGCGATGAGCAGTTGATGGCGTTCGTGCGGCGGCGCTTCTGGGTGCCGAAGTACCTGCCCTACCGGCGCGTCGGCACCCCCACTCCGTAGGCAGGGCCAGACGCACCCCGACCATGACGGCGGAGCGGCTGGCGAACAGGCGAGACGGGCCGTGAAGGAGCGGCCCGGGCCTCGCCCGTGGTCGGGGTGGAGCCACTGAAGCCTTCCAGCATCGATCCTCAACGCACCAGAAACCGCGCGCGTGCCCGACCGGAGGACGGCGCCACCGGGACGGACCGCTCGGCTGTGCGCGGTTCTGCCTCCGCCCCGCCAGGAGCCGGTAATGCAGCACCTTGGCGACACGCCGGGGCGCCGGTCACCGCCGCGACCGGCGCTCCACGCCGTCGGAGCCTCTCCAGGTGACCGGGTTCACACCGGGAGGCTGGCCGGAACCCGCCTCGTCCGGGACGGCCTGAACGTCCCAGGCCGCCCGCTCCACTTCACTTGTTGATGGCGACGCCCACCACCGGCACCTGGAAGGTCGTCAGGTTGCTGGTGCCGGACATCAGGGTGATGGTGGCCAGGCTGTTCACCGGCTGCGCCTTGGCTGCGCTGGTGCGCTTGGTCTCTACCGTGAGCAGCAGTGAATCGCCCCTCATCTTGGAACCGGTGATCTTGATGCTCACCCCGTCGGGCAGGCCGCTGGTCTGCAGGCTCATGTTCGATGGCATCACGCCGCCGATGGCGCGGAGCGGCACCCAGATGGTCTGCCATGTGGCATCGGCGTAGAGCTGCTGGTAGCCGCTGACGCCGTCACTGCCGGCCGAGATGGCCACCGCGGTCATGCGTGGATCGGCGTTCTGGGCGAGGGCGCTGCCGGTCAGGATGACGGCACTCAGGGCGGTCAGGATGAATCCCTTCATATGAACCTCCTGGGAGCGCAGGGCTCCGGGCGAGCGGGCGAGGGGATGAGGGTGTTCAACTGGGCAGGTCCACCACCGTGAACAGGTCTTTCCTCGCGGAGCGGACGAGCGGGGTCATGCGGGCCTGCTGCTCGCGCCACTCGGGATCCGCAAACATCCGGCTGCCTTCGGCGAGCGCCGTCAGGTCCTGGACCGTGACTTCCAGCACCAGGGTGTACATCTCGCCTGTCAGGTCGGTCAGCAGCCGCATCTGTCCCGGCAGGCCCAGCCGGGCGGTGATGCCCGACGTCTGCCGCATGATGGCGATGGCGTCCCTGGCCGCCCCGAACTCCAACTGGAACACGTTTCTCTGCACGATCATGCGGTTCCCTCCTCGCAGCCGATGGCCAGGGGGCGCCCATCCACAGCGTGTGGGAGCATCGATGTTCCTGGGCTGTCCTGTCCTGTCATGATGGGCGGCGCGAGCAGATCGCGCATGTCCCAAATGGCATACGCCGCTCAGTCGCGGTGCGTGAGGCTCAGGAGCAGCCGCACCAGGGCCGCCTGCCGGTGGGTGCCGGTCTTGTCCAGGGCCTGCTTGAGCTGGTTGCGGACCGTGCCGGGGCTGACCTGGCCCTCCTCGGCGATCTGGTCCACGGTCATGCCCCGCGCGACGCAGAGGGCCACGCGGCTTTCAGCAGCCGTCAGCCCATACCGCTGTGACAGGACGGCCGGGCTGGGCAGCGGGTCGGGTTCGGCCGGCTGGCTGTCCAGGAGCAGCAGCACCTCGCCCTCTGCCGGTCCGAGCGGGTCGCTGGGCGGGACGCGCAGCAGGGAGATGTGGAGCCGCGGAGCGGCTCGCCGCCGGACCAGCGAGAGGGCCTCGCCGGCGCGCGGGATGCCCCGCGCGCTGTCCGGCGACCGACCCAGCCGCTGAATCGCCGCGGACAGCCGCGGCTGCTCCCCGGGCTCGTCCGACTCCAGCACGCCGCCCCGGACCTGCAGGCCATCACCCTCGTCAAGCAACGTCACCGCCGCCCGGTTGGCCCACAGCAGCTGACCGTGGGCGTTCACCGTGAGGCAGGGCTGATCCACCGACTCCAGCGCCACCGTCCGGCTGTGCGTCTGCTGCCGCAGTGCCCGCCACTGC harbors:
- a CDS encoding NAD-dependent malic enzyme, whose product is MARVSRYYDVKRDEQDRRYLEVNVTGFALLHIPLLNKSTGFSAEERKLLGLQGLVPPHQSTLEEQKERTYRRYLQQASDLERHVYLRSLQDRNEVLFYAMLEEHLEEMLPILYTPTVGEAVKAFSDLYRYPRGLVVSTGDIASLDESLENLPLDDVRMIVATDSSAILGIGDQGFGGMAISIGKLSLYTTAGGVGPDKTLPVELDVGTDRQDLLDDPLYLGVHHTRLTGAAYDEFLDRFVEGVQARYPKAIIQWEDFAKGSAFRVLERYRRVIPSFNDDIQGTGAMALAGLLSAARLKGERFEDQVFVVVGAGAGGIGVAMAIRQGLIRAGLSAEQASARVYVVDRQGLLVQGQVELEAHQRSFARTPAELFDWTVQGDVPTLQETIRNARATALLGLSGVSGLFTQGVIEAVAANTERPIIFPLSNPTSNVEALPEEIVRWTGGRAIIASGSPFADVPHRTHDGIDGTVPVGQGNNVFIFPGLGFGAIISRAREITDDMVMEAARTLADHTDISTGRVYPSIDQLREVSIQIAVRVARQAISEGVAAERRVRVMSDEQLMAFVRRRFWVPKYLPYRRVGTPTP
- a CDS encoding helix-turn-helix transcriptional regulator, whose product is MQPPPARRFDEQLISVIALMYQSAAEPELWRAFLDRINVMFRASFSNVGLVTRPEQMWWFDHPECLIQEGQDVNVVFQQGLSTEALYDLASRWLVHDGYTVRGVQWLTRIGQSAACDRRDLLSDAEFDRLPFCHEFALPHDYYHTLASFVLGETRELGLFLNVHRPRRYGPFEAREVALFRSLVPHLQHVLRVHLQWRALRQQTHSRTVALESVDQPCLTVNAHGQLLWANRAAVTLLDEGDGLQVRGGVLESDEPGEQPRLSAAIQRLGRSPDSARGIPRAGEALSLVRRRAAPRLHISLLRVPPSDPLGPAEGEVLLLLDSQPAEPDPLPSPAVLSQRYGLTAAESRVALCVARGMTVDQIAEEGQVSPGTVRNQLKQALDKTGTHRQAALVRLLLSLTHRD